Proteins from a single region of Thiomicrorhabdus sp. Kp2:
- a CDS encoding YihY/virulence factor BrkB family protein has translation MQQDIEKEPINQVKQQHRVDSVSLFTLIKQVSHWRFWQRVFIHFRNRQGTDAVAILAYTSLVGIVPMLAVMLGLFSVSSYFDSFEALVMDQVVRNLMPNSQPVIEEYLFKFSLAAASLKGPGLVVMLFTTLMLLWKVDQKLNGLWSHRLKRKWWVNILQYLGVSLLGPLLLGLSLVISSSLLALPLFVETTPFIDRLTSGMKIVPLILAWLGFTALYKLVPVVKVPFKMALISGLFAMIELEFLKSGFAMYVEWFPTYAVVYGAFAAIPLFLLWLYSIWFIVIWNGAVVATLMNMNSHKPSTSNSNKTNSQKEVFSE, from the coding sequence TTGCAACAAGATATCGAAAAAGAGCCTATTAATCAGGTCAAACAACAACACAGGGTAGATTCAGTTTCCCTATTTACACTGATTAAGCAGGTTTCTCATTGGCGTTTTTGGCAGCGCGTATTTATCCACTTTAGAAACCGTCAAGGTACTGATGCGGTAGCCATCCTCGCCTATACCTCTTTGGTTGGGATTGTGCCCATGCTTGCGGTGATGCTGGGTCTGTTTTCTGTCTCAAGTTATTTTGATTCATTTGAAGCTTTGGTGATGGATCAGGTTGTACGTAATTTAATGCCCAACTCTCAACCTGTTATTGAAGAGTATTTGTTTAAGTTTTCATTAGCGGCAGCCAGTTTAAAAGGGCCAGGCCTGGTGGTGATGCTGTTTACCACTTTGATGTTGTTATGGAAAGTAGATCAAAAGCTCAATGGGTTATGGTCTCACCGTTTAAAACGTAAGTGGTGGGTGAATATTTTGCAATATTTAGGGGTGAGTTTACTTGGGCCTTTGCTTTTAGGTTTGAGTTTGGTGATTAGTTCGTCACTACTTGCTTTACCGTTATTTGTAGAAACCACACCTTTTATTGATAGGCTCACGTCGGGCATGAAAATTGTGCCACTGATATTAGCTTGGTTAGGGTTTACCGCACTCTATAAATTGGTTCCTGTTGTTAAGGTACCTTTTAAAATGGCCTTAATTAGCGGACTGTTTGCCATGATAGAGCTTGAATTTTTAAAATCAGGTTTTGCGATGTATGTTGAATGGTTTCCAACTTATGCTGTGGTTTATGGCGCTTTTGCTGCAATCCCTTTGTTTTTACTTTGGTTATATTCAATCTGGTTTATTGTCATTTGGAATGGTGCTGTGGTTGCTACCTTAATGAATATGAATTCGCATAAACCCAGTACAAGCAACTCAAATAAAACAAACTCTCAAAAAGAGGTTTTTAGTGAGTAA
- a CDS encoding iron ABC transporter permease, translating into MSNVTLKAAVPRLSITLTMLLITLLIGVVLHLGSGSVNIDVDSIQQGLNAQQSLVLWELRVPRLLLVMVVGAGLAVSGVVLQAMFRNPLAEPGLIGVSSSAALGAVFVIVLGSFFWQEIQFWQLGIVAFMSAGLATLFIYSIATRFGKTDVALMLLAGVAINAVAGAATQLLISVSDDSQLRSVTFWMMGSFANVDWYAVMVVTMLTLIISLLFWRLAKPLNAFMLGENICMHMGYDPAKIKWQVMWGSALMVGVAVATVGVIGFVGLVVPHIVRLATGSDHRRLIPLSALAGAVLLVFADWVAKTLIAPSELPIGLLMALLGGPFFLIMLLQQRKGWVS; encoded by the coding sequence GTGAGTAACGTCACTCTTAAAGCGGCAGTTCCACGCTTGTCTATAACCTTAACGATGCTTCTAATCACACTACTGATAGGGGTGGTTTTACATCTTGGTTCGGGGAGTGTGAATATTGATGTGGACTCAATTCAACAAGGGTTGAATGCACAACAATCTTTGGTATTGTGGGAGCTTCGTGTTCCCCGTTTATTGTTAGTGATGGTCGTTGGCGCTGGCTTAGCGGTTTCTGGTGTCGTTTTACAAGCGATGTTTCGTAATCCCTTAGCCGAACCAGGTCTGATAGGTGTTTCCAGTAGCGCCGCTTTAGGGGCGGTATTTGTTATTGTCCTGGGCTCGTTTTTTTGGCAAGAGATTCAATTTTGGCAATTGGGGATTGTGGCTTTTATGAGTGCAGGCCTGGCAACCCTGTTTATTTATAGTATTGCTACTCGCTTTGGTAAAACAGATGTTGCTTTGATGTTGTTAGCGGGGGTGGCTATCAATGCTGTTGCAGGTGCGGCTACCCAGCTTTTAATCAGTGTTTCTGATGATAGTCAGCTACGTAGCGTTACTTTTTGGATGATGGGCTCCTTTGCCAATGTGGATTGGTACGCCGTGATGGTTGTGACCATGTTAACCTTGATAATCAGTTTGCTATTTTGGCGTTTAGCTAAACCTCTGAATGCGTTTATGCTGGGTGAAAATATCTGTATGCATATGGGGTATGACCCTGCAAAAATTAAATGGCAAGTGATGTGGGGCAGTGCGCTCATGGTAGGAGTTGCCGTTGCCACGGTGGGTGTCATCGGTTTTGTTGGCTTGGTTGTTCCTCATATTGTTCGTCTAGCCACGGGTTCTGACCACAGGCGTTTAATTCCGTTAAGTGCTCTTGCAGGTGCGGTTTTATTGGTGTTTGCTGATTGGGTTGCCAAAACGCTTATTGCTCCTTCTGAACTCCCCATTGGGCTTCTGATGGCTCTGCTCGGTGGCCCATTCTTTTTAATCATGTTGCTGCAACAGCGTAAAGGTTGGGTGAGCTGA
- a CDS encoding sigma-70 family RNA polymerase sigma factor, translating to MENKHRFFEQLVSAYANDLYRYAYWLCKQKPLAEDLVQETFSRAWKSIESLKDEKAAKAWLITILRRENARLYEKYQPQLLEIEESLVADDYRNEPSHKLEKEQLHQMILKLPNEYKEPLLLQIMWGFSGDEIAEELNLKLATVNTRLFRARQQLKQMMNNEISEFNLYPANEGVNK from the coding sequence ATGGAAAATAAACATCGTTTTTTTGAACAGTTGGTTTCTGCCTATGCAAACGATTTATACCGTTACGCTTATTGGTTATGCAAACAAAAACCGTTGGCTGAAGACTTAGTGCAAGAGACCTTTTCTCGTGCCTGGAAATCAATCGAAAGTTTAAAAGATGAAAAAGCCGCTAAGGCTTGGCTAATCACTATTTTAAGACGAGAAAATGCCCGCCTTTATGAAAAATATCAACCGCAATTACTTGAAATTGAAGAGAGCTTGGTGGCCGATGATTATCGTAATGAACCAAGCCATAAACTGGAAAAAGAGCAGCTACATCAGATGATTTTAAAGTTACCTAATGAGTATAAAGAACCACTTCTTTTACAAATTATGTGGGGATTTAGTGGTGATGAGATTGCCGAAGAATTGAATTTGAAATTGGCCACCGTCAATACCCGATTATTTAGGGCTAGGCAGCAATTAAAACAGATGATGAATAACGAAATTAGCGAATTTAATTTATATCCTGCTAACGAGGGGGTAAACAAATGA
- a CDS encoding bifunctional acetate--CoA ligase family protein/GNAT family N-acetyltransferase: MGPHYLTNLFKPNSIAVFGASERPESVGGNALHNLLTAGFKGDIYPINPKHEQVQNQVCYVNIESLPKVPDLAIIATPAKTIPAIIQACGEQGVANAVILSAGFEDKAGKVLQQKMTETARTYGMRLIGPNCLGIIRPEIGLNATFSKNQALEGSLALVSQSGAICTAVLDWAEANGVGFSQVVSTGDAADIDFGEILDFLALDSKTKSILLYIEGISESRRFMSGLKAAARMKPVILLKSGRMPEGSKAAVSHTGALVGGDDVFSAAIERSGAVRAQSISQLFAAAKSLSHNIQITSNRLAILTNGGGPGVMATDRAAELGLKLPELSAESIKKLNDLLPEHWSHGNPIDILGDATGERYTQALKICQEDEQFDGTLIILTPQAMSDPTGIAQSIIEYQKQSENDKPIFTAWLGESLVSEARNLFSEAKIPTFRTPEAAVEAFSFISTYHQNQALLMQTPATADQCCQPTDTAGARIIIDSVLAENRTLLSSAETRAIMHAFGVPITPAVEVNSATQAMVAAESMGFPVSLKINSPDLTHKSDVGGVKLNIHSVQEVRSEFTKMIEKITKEQPNATIHGVTVEPMFKRPHARELLVGVMRDPVFGPAITFGSGGTAVEVIQDRAIALPPLNHFLANKMIQGTKVSKMLKAFRGLPAVNHEAIVNTLLRISDMVAQLPEIQELDINPLFADETGVMAVDARITVKSLPANHKPYQHMAIHPYPNELVQSVETPKGLNILIRPIRPEDAELELDFVRNLSERSRFLRFMNSMQTLTPKMLSRFTQIDYDREMAFIATTQDAQDKTIEIGVTRYTTNPDGKSCEMAIVVRDDYQHKGVASALLNSLIQHAKSKGIRKMEGEVLSENSSMLSLLRQFNFKLKTMAEDRNVIQIELNL, from the coding sequence ATGGGTCCACATTATCTTACCAACTTGTTTAAGCCAAATAGTATTGCGGTATTTGGTGCTAGCGAACGACCAGAATCGGTTGGTGGCAACGCTTTGCATAATTTATTAACCGCTGGCTTTAAGGGGGATATTTATCCTATTAATCCTAAGCATGAGCAGGTACAAAATCAAGTCTGTTATGTAAACATTGAATCCTTGCCTAAGGTGCCAGACTTAGCGATTATTGCCACACCAGCCAAAACGATTCCTGCCATTATTCAGGCTTGTGGTGAACAAGGCGTGGCTAATGCGGTTATTTTATCAGCTGGCTTTGAAGATAAAGCGGGTAAAGTGCTCCAGCAAAAAATGACTGAGACCGCTCGCACTTATGGCATGCGTTTAATTGGCCCTAACTGCTTAGGCATTATTAGACCCGAAATTGGCTTAAATGCGACCTTTAGCAAAAACCAAGCATTGGAAGGTAGTTTAGCTCTAGTCTCTCAATCAGGCGCTATCTGTACCGCTGTATTAGATTGGGCGGAAGCCAACGGCGTTGGTTTTTCACAAGTGGTTTCAACAGGTGATGCCGCCGATATTGATTTTGGTGAAATTTTAGACTTCTTAGCACTCGACTCTAAAACCAAAAGCATCTTGCTTTATATTGAAGGGATTTCAGAATCGCGCCGTTTTATGAGTGGACTCAAAGCGGCAGCACGTATGAAACCAGTGATTCTATTAAAATCAGGTCGTATGCCAGAAGGTTCAAAAGCTGCAGTATCGCACACAGGTGCTTTAGTGGGTGGTGATGATGTTTTTAGCGCGGCCATTGAACGTTCTGGTGCGGTGCGCGCGCAGTCCATTTCTCAACTGTTTGCCGCAGCCAAATCTCTATCTCATAACATTCAAATTACCAGTAACCGTTTAGCGATTCTAACCAATGGTGGTGGGCCTGGTGTAATGGCCACCGACCGCGCGGCTGAACTGGGGTTAAAGCTACCTGAATTAAGTGCTGAGAGCATCAAAAAATTAAACGATTTGTTACCAGAGCATTGGTCGCATGGAAACCCTATTGATATTTTAGGAGATGCCACTGGAGAGCGTTACACTCAAGCACTTAAAATTTGTCAAGAAGATGAACAGTTTGATGGCACTCTGATTATTTTAACGCCCCAAGCGATGAGTGATCCAACTGGCATCGCACAGTCGATTATTGAGTACCAAAAACAATCCGAAAACGATAAACCGATCTTTACCGCTTGGCTTGGTGAATCCTTAGTCAGTGAAGCACGTAATTTATTTAGTGAAGCCAAAATACCCACTTTCCGTACACCCGAAGCGGCTGTAGAAGCCTTTAGTTTTATTTCAACCTATCATCAAAACCAGGCGTTGTTAATGCAAACACCTGCGACAGCTGACCAGTGTTGTCAACCAACCGATACCGCTGGCGCACGTATTATTATTGATTCGGTTTTGGCAGAAAATCGCACCTTGCTTAGCAGTGCTGAAACTCGGGCGATTATGCATGCCTTTGGTGTACCGATTACCCCTGCGGTAGAAGTCAACAGTGCCACTCAAGCAATGGTGGCGGCCGAATCCATGGGCTTTCCTGTGAGTTTAAAAATCAATTCACCTGACTTAACCCATAAGTCAGATGTCGGCGGCGTTAAACTCAATATTCATAGTGTGCAAGAAGTACGTTCTGAGTTTACTAAAATGATTGAAAAAATCACTAAAGAACAACCTAATGCCACAATTCATGGCGTGACTGTTGAGCCTATGTTTAAGCGCCCCCACGCGCGTGAATTATTAGTGGGCGTAATGCGTGATCCCGTCTTTGGTCCTGCGATTACCTTTGGCAGTGGCGGAACCGCCGTAGAGGTAATTCAGGATCGCGCCATTGCCCTGCCACCGCTCAACCATTTTTTAGCCAATAAAATGATTCAAGGCACTAAAGTTTCCAAAATGCTTAAAGCATTTAGAGGATTGCCTGCCGTTAATCATGAGGCGATTGTAAATACCCTATTGCGTATATCCGATATGGTTGCACAACTCCCTGAAATACAAGAACTCGACATTAACCCTCTTTTTGCCGATGAAACAGGGGTAATGGCGGTTGATGCGCGCATTACGGTTAAGTCATTACCCGCCAATCATAAACCTTATCAACACATGGCCATACACCCTTATCCCAATGAACTTGTTCAATCGGTAGAAACACCGAAGGGGTTAAATATCCTAATTCGTCCGATTCGTCCAGAAGATGCCGAACTTGAACTCGATTTTGTTAGAAACCTGTCTGAACGCAGTCGTTTTTTACGTTTTATGAATAGCATGCAAACACTGACCCCCAAAATGTTATCTCGCTTTACCCAAATTGACTATGACCGAGAGATGGCTTTTATTGCAACCACCCAAGATGCTCAAGATAAAACCATTGAAATTGGGGTAACGCGCTACACCACCAACCCAGATGGTAAATCTTGCGAAATGGCGATTGTCGTACGTGATGACTATCAACATAAAGGGGTAGCAAGCGCCCTGTTAAATAGCTTAATTCAACATGCTAAATCAAAAGGAATACGCAAAATGGAAGGCGAAGTCTTAAGTGAAAACAGCTCAATGCTTTCACTATTAAGGCAGTTTAATTTCAAATTAAAAACCATGGCAGAAGATCGCAATGTCATTCAAATTGAACTGAACTTATAG
- a CDS encoding histone deacetylase family protein, producing MNLYITSGKCILHDNGVYHPEMGERLKRIQDYLISSQLYDWFLHADSRAATNEEIALFHHPELITLLEQSTPEQGVVEVAEDIHLCKDSVNAARHAVGAVLDAVDAVQTGKAKRVFCNVRPPGHHAEYNESKGFCLFNNVAVGAAYALAKYGLKRVAIVDFDVHHGNGTEDFVRREPRAFLASSFEHPLYPFSEPSSDIENMVTMPLIKFSKSEEFKQAWSEKGLPALDLFAPELIIISAGFDGHALDPLGNLQLHESDYVWITQELIKLANKHCEGKMISVLEGGYDLGALRVSATEHIKSLFELGF from the coding sequence GTGAATTTATATATTACTAGTGGAAAATGTATCTTACATGACAATGGTGTTTATCATCCAGAAATGGGTGAACGTCTTAAGCGAATTCAAGATTATCTTATTAGTAGTCAACTTTATGACTGGTTTTTGCATGCGGATTCACGTGCGGCTACGAATGAAGAAATTGCGCTATTTCATCACCCTGAATTAATTACCTTGCTTGAACAGAGTACGCCTGAACAAGGGGTGGTTGAGGTGGCTGAAGATATTCACCTCTGTAAAGACTCTGTGAATGCGGCTCGCCATGCGGTGGGAGCGGTGCTTGATGCGGTTGATGCGGTACAAACGGGTAAAGCAAAACGTGTGTTTTGTAATGTAAGACCGCCAGGACATCATGCAGAATACAATGAATCTAAAGGGTTTTGTTTATTCAATAATGTGGCGGTTGGGGCGGCTTATGCGTTAGCAAAGTATGGATTAAAGCGGGTTGCGATTGTGGATTTTGATGTCCATCACGGTAATGGCACAGAAGATTTTGTAAGAAGAGAGCCTAGGGCGTTTTTAGCGTCCAGTTTTGAGCATCCGTTATACCCTTTTAGCGAACCGAGCTCTGATATTGAGAATATGGTGACAATGCCACTTATCAAATTTTCTAAATCAGAGGAATTTAAGCAGGCCTGGTCAGAAAAAGGTTTGCCTGCCTTAGACCTATTTGCGCCCGAGTTAATCATTATCTCTGCAGGTTTTGATGGCCATGCATTAGATCCATTGGGGAATTTACAACTGCATGAGAGTGATTATGTTTGGATTACCCAAGAATTGATTAAGTTAGCCAATAAACACTGCGAAGGTAAAATGATTTCTGTTCTAGAAGGCGGTTATGACTTAGGTGCTTTAAGGGTTTCGGCAACTGAACATATTAAAAGCCTGTTTGAACTGGGCTTTTAA
- the nrdB gene encoding class Ia ribonucleoside-diphosphate reductase subunit beta — translation MSCQDKHTYSTFCRSTNNALKEPMFFGQNVNVARYDQQKYPFFEKLIEKQLSFFWRPEEVDLSSDRTEYSDLPDNEKHIFISNLKYQTLLDSVQGRSPNVALLPLVSLPELETWIETWAFSETIHSRSYTHIIRNIVADPSIVFDDIVTNEEIVKRAESVTQYYDELIALTNHMYANQIDIAQDDEFRKKIKTMLYLTVVSVNVLEAIRFYVSFACSFSFAERSLMEGNAKVIKLIARDEALHLSGTQNMIQMMAEGKDDPEMAEIALEQREATYEIFREAAEQEKQWAEYLFKDGSMIGLNASILKDYVEYITNVRLRAIQLEPIFANTSNPLPWMNNWLVSDNVQVAPQESEISSYLVGQVDSKVETDDFSDFSL, via the coding sequence ATGAGCTGCCAAGATAAGCATACTTACTCTACTTTTTGTCGTTCAACCAACAATGCCTTGAAAGAGCCAATGTTCTTTGGGCAAAACGTCAACGTAGCGCGTTATGATCAACAAAAGTATCCCTTCTTTGAAAAACTTATTGAGAAACAATTAAGCTTCTTTTGGCGTCCAGAAGAGGTGGATTTATCAAGTGACCGTACTGAATATTCTGATTTACCCGATAATGAAAAACACATATTTATTAGTAACTTAAAATACCAAACCCTTTTGGATTCAGTACAAGGTCGTTCACCAAATGTGGCACTATTGCCTTTGGTTTCATTACCTGAATTAGAAACCTGGATTGAGACTTGGGCGTTTTCAGAAACGATTCACAGCCGCTCTTACACCCATATTATTCGTAATATCGTGGCTGACCCATCGATTGTGTTTGATGATATTGTCACCAATGAAGAGATTGTAAAACGTGCAGAAAGTGTCACTCAGTATTACGATGAATTAATCGCCCTGACGAATCACATGTATGCCAATCAAATCGACATTGCTCAGGACGATGAATTCCGTAAAAAGATTAAAACCATGCTCTATTTAACCGTGGTTTCGGTAAATGTTTTAGAAGCGATTCGTTTTTACGTCTCTTTTGCTTGCAGTTTCTCGTTTGCAGAACGCTCGTTAATGGAAGGTAATGCCAAAGTCATTAAGCTGATTGCCCGTGATGAAGCCCTTCACTTGTCTGGAACGCAAAACATGATTCAGATGATGGCAGAAGGTAAAGATGACCCTGAAATGGCTGAGATTGCTTTAGAACAACGTGAAGCGACTTACGAGATTTTTAGAGAAGCCGCTGAGCAAGAAAAACAGTGGGCCGAATATCTATTTAAAGATGGTTCAATGATTGGTTTGAATGCGAGCATCTTAAAAGACTATGTTGAGTACATCACTAATGTCCGTTTGAGAGCAATTCAACTTGAGCCTATTTTTGCCAATACCAGTAATCCACTGCCTTGGATGAATAACTGGTTAGTGAGTGATAATGTTCAGGTAGCACCTCAAGAGTCTGAAATCAGTTCTTATCTTGTTGGCCAAGTTGACTCAAAAGTAGAAACAGACGACTTTAGCGATTTCTCTTTGTAA
- a CDS encoding DUF3379 family protein: MNDMTFRTKLLTNPQLLDEEMLQFLAKNPEKKQTIQQAREFDEKISDVFDIEIPEGLHAKILLNQSYQQNRKNTLTNVETPEIRLAVNSDKLESIETISNQSTKRSTSAWLTNYFTGWAGGIAASLIAFVVMFSLLQTTHVHKAISGEAMVEHILAHIAEDPSLMTAVKLPNSEEEMQQLFASVGAQLNKPVEGMSYAGICEVEGQKGLHIVIQESGEPITIIVMPGQQVAAMQAFEKSGYHGELMPVKGGVVAIVANSMEQVALAQIRFFKSVKFS; the protein is encoded by the coding sequence ATGAATGACATGACATTTCGTACAAAACTGCTTACAAACCCTCAGCTCTTAGATGAAGAGATGTTGCAATTTTTAGCCAAAAATCCTGAGAAAAAACAGACTATTCAACAGGCAAGAGAGTTTGATGAAAAAATTTCAGATGTTTTCGATATTGAAATTCCTGAAGGGTTACATGCCAAAATTTTACTGAATCAAAGTTATCAACAGAACCGTAAAAATACGTTAACAAATGTCGAAACGCCAGAGATTCGCTTAGCGGTGAATTCGGACAAGCTAGAGAGTATTGAAACCATTTCCAATCAATCGACAAAGCGCTCCACTAGCGCATGGTTAACCAACTATTTTACGGGATGGGCAGGTGGAATTGCCGCAAGTCTTATCGCTTTTGTGGTCATGTTTAGCTTGTTGCAAACCACTCATGTGCATAAAGCCATTTCTGGAGAAGCGATGGTAGAGCATATTCTTGCGCATATTGCTGAAGATCCAAGTTTGATGACAGCGGTAAAACTACCAAATTCAGAAGAAGAGATGCAACAACTGTTTGCCAGCGTAGGTGCGCAGCTTAATAAGCCCGTTGAAGGGATGAGTTATGCGGGTATCTGTGAAGTAGAGGGGCAAAAAGGGTTGCATATAGTGATTCAAGAGAGTGGTGAACCCATTACGATTATTGTAATGCCAGGTCAACAAGTTGCGGCTATGCAAGCGTTTGAAAAAAGTGGTTATCACGGGGAGTTAATGCCCGTAAAAGGCGGTGTGGTTGCCATCGTGGCCAACAGTATGGAACAAGTGGCTTTAGCGCAAATCCGTTTCTTTAAGTCGGTTAAGTTCAGCTGA
- a CDS encoding ATP-binding cassette domain-containing protein — protein MIENPLQSIKLQKIDYQLKNKSLIENIDTEFNTSQINVILGKNGAGKSTLLALLSKELMPSSGVITWQDIPLNQLSYSQLAQQRAVLPQLQSLVFSFTVKQLVELGVEVQQHNCRDDMNQITHKVMQVCDVLHLANRDVVTLSGGEQKRAQLARVLAQIWPNDYFNEAVKQPFLGRWLLLDEWTNNLDLHHQQKLVKHFKSWAKKGLGIVMVLHDLNLSVQIADKVVLLNNAKLVKQGTVSEVLNVATIQEELGLKVKVVTIEGIQHPVILPAEMTS, from the coding sequence ATGATTGAAAATCCGTTGCAAAGCATAAAACTTCAGAAGATTGATTATCAGTTAAAAAATAAAAGCTTAATTGAAAACATTGATACTGAATTCAATACTAGCCAAATCAATGTGATTTTGGGAAAAAACGGTGCAGGTAAATCAACGCTACTGGCTTTACTCAGCAAAGAGCTTATGCCATCTAGTGGCGTTATTACTTGGCAAGATATACCGTTAAACCAACTGAGCTATTCACAACTTGCGCAACAACGTGCCGTGTTGCCACAGCTACAATCCTTAGTGTTTTCTTTTACTGTTAAGCAGTTGGTTGAGTTGGGTGTTGAGGTACAACAACACAATTGTCGTGATGATATGAATCAGATCACCCATAAGGTAATGCAAGTTTGTGATGTACTGCATTTGGCTAACCGCGATGTGGTAACGCTTTCAGGTGGTGAACAAAAACGCGCACAACTGGCTAGAGTCTTGGCGCAGATTTGGCCTAATGATTATTTTAATGAAGCCGTTAAACAGCCATTTTTAGGTCGCTGGTTATTGCTTGATGAGTGGACCAATAATTTGGATTTACATCACCAACAAAAATTAGTAAAACACTTTAAAAGTTGGGCAAAAAAAGGTTTAGGGATTGTCATGGTGTTGCATGATTTAAATTTATCCGTACAAATTGCCGATAAAGTGGTGCTTCTTAATAATGCTAAACTCGTTAAGCAAGGTACGGTTTCTGAAGTGCTAAATGTGGCAACGATTCAGGAAGAGCTTGGCCTCAAGGTAAAAGTTGTTACGATTGAAGGCATCCAACACCCCGTTATTTTACCAGCCGAAATGACAAGCTAA